One window from the genome of Saccharomyces mikatae IFO 1815 strain IFO1815 genome assembly, chromosome: 4 encodes:
- the SRP101 gene encoding Signal recognition particle receptor subunit alpha (similar to Saccharomyces cerevisiae SRP101 (YDR292C); ancestral locus Anc_5.302), with amino-acid sequence MFDQLAVFTPQGQVLYQYNCLGKKFAEVQINRFISQLITSPVTKKESIANVNTDGFEFNLLTINNEHKNSTSFNALFYLNKQPELYFVVTFAEQTIELNQETQQTLALVLKLWNSLHLSESIRKNLEGQNEKNEHNFIDVLQGTENDLKKFEKYFGIKYEELVKQSHINSDCAVKNESAAQLNNKSIKRKPKDFKSKKQSAGKISSGRKWGRDGGMLDEMNHEDAARLDFSSSNSYNSSQVTLDATINKDSFGNRTEGGDFLIKEIDDLLSSHKDELMSGNESKNSGYMSTAFGFLQKHVLGNKTISENDLKSVLEKLTQQLITKNVAPEAADYLTQQVSHDLVGSKTANWTSVENTARESLTKALTQILTPGVSVDLLREIQSKRNKKDADGKSDPYVFSIVGVNGVGKSTNLSKLAFWLLQNNFRVLIVACDTFRSGAVEQLRVHVENLAQLMDDSHVRGSKNKRGKSGNDYVELFEAGYGGSDLVTKIAKQAIKYSRDQDFDIVLMDTAGRRHNDPTLMSPLKSFADQAKPDKIIMVGEALVGTDSVQQAKNFNDAFGKGRNLDFFIISKCDTVGEMLGTMVNMVYATGIPILFVGVGQTYTDLRTLSVKWAVNTLMS; translated from the coding sequence ATGTTCGATCAATTAGCAGTCTTTACTCCTCAAGGTCAGGTACTTTACCAATATAACTGtttaggaaaaaaatttgctGAAGTACAAATTAATAGATTTATATCCCAACTAATTACTTCACCTGtaactaaaaaagaaagtatcGCAAATGTAAACACAGACGGATTTGAATTTAATCTTCTGACGATCAACAATGAACATAAAAATTCTACTTCATTTAATGCACTATTTTATTTGAATAAGCAACCAGAGTTATATTTTGTGGTTACTTTTGCGGAACAGACTATAGAACTAAATCAAGAAACTCAACAGACACTTGCACTAGTGTTGAAGCTTTGGAACTCGTTACATTTGAGTGAGTCCATTCGGAAAAATCTCGAGGgccaaaatgaaaagaacgAGCACAATTTTATCGATGTTCTTCAAGGGACTGAGAACGATCTAAAgaagtttgaaaaatattttggcATAAAATATGAAGAATTAGTGAAACAAAGCCATATCAATTCAGATTGTGCGGTTAAAAATGAATCAGCAGCCcaattgaataataaaagtATCAAGAGAAAACCAAAGGATTTTAAAAGTAAGAAGCAATCTGCGGGAAAAATAAGTAGCGGAAGGAAGTGGGGACGTGATGGTGGAATGCTCGATGAAATGAATCATGAAGACGCTGCCAGGTTAGATTTCTCATCTTCTAATAGCTACAATAGTAGTCAAGTAACCTTGGATGCTACTATAAATAAAGATTCTTTTGGAAATAGAACAGAAGGCGGTGATTTCTTAATTAAAGAAATCGATGATCTTTTGTCTTCCCATAAAGATGAGCTTATGAGTGGAAATGAATCTAAAAATTCTGGCTATATGAGCACAGCATTTGGATTCTTGCAAAAGCATGTTCTTGGTAACAAAACTATAAGTGAAAACGATTTGAAATCTGTACTAGAGAAACTGACACAACAGTTGATAACTAAGAATGTGGCGCCAGAGGCAGCTGATTATTTAACCCAACAGGTCTCTCATGACCTTGTAGGTTCAAAGACCGCCAATTGGACCAGTGTTGAAAACACTGCTCGTGAATCTTTAACAAAAGCATTAACTCAAATATTAACGCCTGGTGTGTCTGTTGACCTCTTGCGTGAAATtcaaagtaaaagaaacaaaaaagacgCAGATGGTAAAAGCGACCCATACGTATTTTCAATAGTGGGTGTTAACGGTGTTGGTAAGTCAACGAACCTCTCGAAACTAGCGTTCTGGTTATTGCAGAATAATTTCAGGGTCTTGATTGTTGCTTGTGATACGTTCAGGTCCGGTGCAGTTGAGCAACTAAGGGTACATGTTGAAAATTTGGCACAACTAATGGATGATTCTCACGTTCGTGGCTCCAAGAATAAAAGGGGTAAAAGTGGTAATGATTATGTTGAATTATTTGAAGCTGGTTATGGTGGCTCTGACTTAGTGACCAAAATTGCCAAGCAAGCCATCAAATATTCTCGTGATCAAGACTTTGATATAGTGTTAATGGATACTGCCGGGAGAAGGCACAATGATCCAACGTTAATGTCACCATTAAAATCGTTTGCTGACCAAGCCAAGCCAGATAAGATCATTATGGTTGGGGAAGCTTTGGTAGGTACAGATTCTGTGCAGCAAgccaaaaatttcaatgatgCTTTCGGGAAAGGAAGaaatcttgatttttttattatttccAAGTGTGACACAGTTGGTGAAATGCTAGGTACTATGGTAAATATGGTTTATGCCACAGGGATTCCCATCTTGTTTGTTGGTGTAGGGCAGACTTATACCGACTTGAGGACTTTAAGTGTAAAGTGGGCCGTTAATACGCTAATGTCATAG
- the INM2 gene encoding inositol monophosphate 1-phosphatase INM2 (similar to Saccharomyces cerevisiae INM2 (YDR287W); ancestral locus Anc_5.294), whose translation MVLTKQELKEVENTFIGLLKSEIGPLIKSYTGTNFHSYDDKSNGVDLVTALDKQIESLIKSVLSSKYPSFKFIGEETYVKGATIITNDPTFIVDPIDGTTNFIHGYPYSCTSLGLAEMGRPVVGAIFNPHLDQLFHASKGNGAFLNDQDINVTKRPLILQKSLIALEGGSERTEGSQANFDKKMNTYKNLLRESGAFVHGFRSTGSAAMNICYVASGMLDAYWEGGCWAWDVCAGWCILQEAGGIMVGGIRGEWDIPLNRRCYLAIRGGCDQIEQKQFAESFWTHVAGELKY comes from the coding sequence atggtctTAACGAAGCAAGAACTGAAGGAGGTGGAAAACACATTCATTGGTTTACTTAAAAGTGAAATAGGGCCCCTAATAAAATCATACACAGGAACGAATTTCCATTCATATGATGATAAATCAAATGGCGTAGATTTGGTAACCGCTCTAGACAAACAGATTGAATCCTTAATCAAATCGGTATTATCCAGCAAATATCCgagtttcaaatttatcGGAGAAGAAACTTATGTGAAGGGTGCCACTATAATTACTAACGACCCAACATTTATTGTTGATCCTATTGATGGTACTACTAATTTTATCCACGGTTATCCTTATAGTTGTACCTCTCTAGGTTTAGCTGAAATGGGGAGGCCAGTAGTTGGTGCAATTTTCAACCCTCATTTGGACCAACTTTTCCATGCTTCTAAGGGCAACGGAGCCTTCTTGAATGATCAGGATATAAATGTGACGAAAAGACCATTGATTTTACAGAAATCATTAATTGCTCTAGAAGGGGGTTCAGAAAGAACTGAAGGTTCACAAGCAAATTTcgacaaaaaaatgaatactTACAAAAATCTACTTCGTGAATCTGGTGCCTTTGTTCACGGGTTCAGAAGCACAGGAAGTGCGGCCATGAACATATGCTACGTAGCAAGCGGCATGCTTGATGCATACTGGGAAGGAGGCTGCTGGGCGTGGGATGTATGTGCTGGTTGGTGTATTCTTCAAGAGGCAGGAGGAATAATGGTTGGCGGAATCCGTGGGGAATGGGACATTCCATTGAACAGAAGATGTTACTTAGCTATTAGAGGTGGATGTGACCAGATCGAACAGAAGCAATTCGCGGAATCATTCTGGACCCATGTTGCTGGTGAACTGAAATACTGA
- the HRQ1 gene encoding ATP-dependent 3'-5' DNA helicase (similar to Saccharomyces cerevisiae HRQ1 (YDR291W); ancestral locus Anc_5.301), which produces MQEEPPRKKSKLVNEGERRIDAFSNFEQFFFRLNTLYTFLICRKHVVPTFKTLCNPIRTALKRNLTKEDLARVMALMPRECVFKYIDENQIYTETKIFDFNNGGFQQKENDIFELKDTSDQNQGQKSTQVLIFEFVDGTMQRSWSASDKFSQVKMPIYTTDEMKKMISKREALFKSRLRTFIIEKEKAGLDPFSELTKLAQKYIPRERDYEDPIEAMMKAKQEINELSVPDESSNPVTATISDMIDKLKTTEFYASQIKHCFTIPSRTAKFKNLCFELASEIYQGLEHDRFYSHQADAINALHQGENVIITTSTSSGKSLIYQLAAIDLLLKDPESTFMYIFPTKALAQDQKRAFKVILSKIPELKNTVVDTYDGDTEPSERAYIRKNARVIFTNPDMIHTSILPNHANWRHFLYHLKLVVVDELHIYKGLFGSHVALVMRRLLRLCRCFYENSSLQFISCSATLKSPVQHMKDMFGIDDVILIHEDGSPTGAKHLVVWNPPTLSQHERKRENFIRESARILVELVLNNVRTIAFCYVRRVCELLMKEVRNIFVETGREDLITEVMSYRGGYSASDRRKIEREMFHGNLKAVISTNALELGIDIGGLDAVLMCGFPLSMANFHQQSGRAGRRNNDSLTLVVASDSPVDQHYVAHPESLLEVNNFESYQELVLDFDNILILEGHIQCAAFELPIIFDRDKQYFAESHLRKICVERLYHNQDGYHASNRFLPWPSKRVSLRGGEEDQFAVVDITNGRNIIIEEIEASRTSFTLYDGGIFIHQGYPYLVKEFNPDERYAKVQRVDVDWVTSQRDFTDVDPQEIEFVRSLKSSDVPVYYGKIKTTIVVFGFFKMDKYKRIIDAIETHNPPVIINSKGFWIDIPKCVLDICQKKQLNVAGAIHGAQHAVMGMLPRFIVAGVDEIQTECKAPEKEFAERQTKRRRPARLIFYDSKGGKYGSGLSIKAFEHIDDIIESSLKRIEECPCSDGCPDCVAASFCKENSLVLSKPGAQVVLHSILGHSEDTFIDSIKNGPEPNMPEIKVETVVPVSEHVNFSEDFKIIDVRKGIEDATDVSGITKEEE; this is translated from the coding sequence atgcaAGAAGAACCTCCTAGAAAGAAGTCGAAGTTAGTGAATGAAGGAGAGAGAAGAATTGATGCTTTTAGTAACTTCgagcaattttttttccgcCTAAATACACTTTACACATTTTTGATCTGCAGAAAGCATGTTGTACCCACCTTTAAAACGCTTTGCAATCCAATAAGAACAGCgttaaaaagaaacctTACCAAAGAAGATCTGGCTAGGGTTATGGCCCTTATGCCAAGAGAATGCGTTTTCAAGTATATTGATGAGAATCAAATTTACACTGAAactaaaatttttgacttCAATAATGGGGGGTTTCAGCAAAAGGAGAATGACATATTCGAACTAAAGGACACCAGCGATCAAAATCAAGGTCAAAAGTCCACCCAGGTACTTATATTTGAGTTTGTAGACGGTACAATGCAACGATCATGGTCTGCAAGTGATAAATTTTCCCAAGTAAAGATGCCCATCTACACCACagatgaaatgaaaaaaatgatttctAAGAGAGAAGCTCTCTTTAAATCCAGATTACGGACgtttattattgaaaaggagAAAGCTGGTCTTGACCCATTTTCCGAATTAACAAAACTGGCGCAGAAATATATCCCAAGGGAGAGAGATTATGAAGACCCTATTGAGGCAATGATGAAGGCCAAGCAAGAAATTAATGAGTTAAGCGTTCCTGATGAAAGCAGTAACCCCGTGACAGCAACAATTTCTGACATGATTGACAAATTAAAGACTACTGAATTCTATGCTTCTCAGATAAAGCATTGTTTTACGATACCATCGAGAACGGCGAAGTTTAAAAATCTTTGTTTTGAACTAGCATCAGAAATATACCAAGGCTTGGAACACGATCGTTTCTACAGTCATCAGGCAGATGCAATAAATGCTCTTCACCAGGGCGAAAATGtcattattacaacttcGACTTCTTCAGGTAAATCTCTTATCTATCAACTAGCAGCCATTGACcttcttttaaaagatCCAGAATCAACTTTTATGTATATCTTTCCAACAAAAGCTCTGGCTCAAGATCAAAAAAGAGCATTCAAGGTAATACTTTCTAAGATTCCCGAGCTAAAGAATACTGTAGTTGACACATACGATGGGGACACAGAACCAAGTGAAAGAGCTTATATCCGAAAGAATGCCAGAGTCATATTTACCAATCCTGACATGATACATACCAGTATTTTGCCCAACCATGCGAATTGGAGACACTTTCTGTATCACCTCAAATTAGTGGTCGTCGATGAATTGCATATATACAAGGGTTTGTTTGGGTCACATGTGGCACTAGTAATGAGACGTTTGCTGAGACTGTGCCGTTGTTTCTATGAGAACAGCAGTTTGCAGTTTATTTCATGTTCCGCCACATTAAAGTCCCCAGTACAGCATATGAAGGATATGTTTGGTATAGATGATGTTATTTTGATTCATGAGGATGGCTCACCTACAGGTGCTAAGCATTTAGTGGTATGGAACCCTCCCACTTTATCTCAACACGAGCGTAAGcgagaaaattttattagGGAAAGTGCGAGGATATTGGTGGAGTTGGTGTTGAACAACGTAAGGACCATAGCATTTTGTTACGTTCGGCGAGTATGTGAATTACTGATGAAAGAAGTGCGTAATATATTTGTCGAAACTGGGCGAGAGGACCTAATTACAGAAGTTATGTCTTACAGGGGTGGATATTCTGCATCTGATCGACGGAAGATAGAACGTGAAATGTTCCACGGAAATTTGAAAGCTGTAATATCTACTAATGCTCTAGAACTTGGTATCGATATTGGTGGCCTAGATGCAGTGTTAATGTGTGGTTTCCCACTATCTATGGCcaattttcatcaacaaagCGGTAGAGCTggtagaagaaataatgatTCGTTAACCCTCGTGGTTGCAAGTGACTCACCGGTAGATCAACATTACGTTGCTCATCCAGAATCCTTGCTAGAAGTTAATAATTTCGAATCTTATCAGGAATTGGTTCTAGATTTCGATAACATTTTAATATTAGAAGGGCATATACAATGCGCTGCCTTTGAACTGCCAATAATTTTTGACCGTGATAAGCAATATTTTGCTGAATCTCATCTCCGCAAAATCTGTGTTGAACGTTTATATCACAATCAAGATGGATACCATGCAAGCAACAGATTTTTACCATGGCCATCCAAACGTGTATCTTTGAGAGGTGGTGAAGAAGACCAATTTGCTGTAGTGGATATAACAAATGgaagaaatataataattgaagaaatagaagCATCCAGGACTAGTTTTACCCTATATGATGGCGGCATTTTCATCCACCAAGGTTATCCATACCTTGTGAAAGAGTTTAACCCTGATGAAAGATATGCTAAAGTACAAAGAGTAGATGTTGACTGGGTTACTAGTCAAAGAGATTTCACTGATGTTGACCCGCAAGAGATTGAATTCGTACGCTCTCTGAAAAGTAGTGATGTCCCTGTATACTATGGTAAGATCAAGACCACAATTGTTGTATTTggctttttcaaaatggaCAAATACAAAAGAATTATCGATGCGATTGAAACCCATAATCCTCCCGTGATAATTAACTCTAAAGGATTTTGGATAGATATACCAAAATGTGTCTTGGATATTTGTCAAAAGAAGCAACTAAATGTTGCAGGTGCTATTCATGGGGCCCAACATGCAGTCATGGGTATGCTTCCGCGATTCATTGTAGCAGGTGTGGATGAGATACAGACTGAATGCAAGGCTCCGGAAAAGGAATTTGCAGAACGTCAAACTAAGCGAAGACGACCCGCTAGATTGATATTCTATGATTCAAAGGGTGGTAAGTACGGATCTGGTTTATCTATTAAGGCATTTGAGCACATAGATGATATAATAGAATCTAGTTTGAAGAGAATAGAAGAATGCCCGTGTAGTGATGGATGTCCTGATTGTGTGGCGGCTTCTTTTTGTAAGGAAAACAGCTTGGTTTTATCAAAACCAGGTGCCCAGGTGGTTTTGCACTCTATTTTGGGTCATTCGGAAGATACTTTTATAGATTCCATCAAAAATGGTCCGGAACCGAATATGCCAGAGATAAAAGTAGAAACTGTTGTCCCCGTGTCAGAACATGTCAACTTTTCAGAGGACtttaaaattattgatgTCAGAAAAGGTATAGAAGATGCTACTGATGTCAGCGGTATTACTAAAGAGGAGGAGTGA
- the RTT103 gene encoding Rtt103p (similar to Saccharomyces cerevisiae RTT103 (YDR289C); ancestral locus Anc_5.300) — MPFSSEQFITKLNTLEDSQESISSASKWLLLQYRDATKVAETWKEYMLRSSVNTRRKLLGLYLMNHVVQQAKGQKIIQFQDSFGRVAAEVLGKINQEFPRDLKKKLSRVVNILKERNIFSKQVVIDIERNLKTESSPVEALVLPQKLKDFAKDYEKLVKMHHNVCAMKIRFDKSSDELDPSSTVYEENFKTISKIGNMAKDIINESIQKRKSGIQKLQSTLDDEKRHLDEEQNMLSEIEFVLSAKDPSRINKNIDEDNIIPTYEVGDGDDEEEEKDDGDDDDDDDKSYGHKFSDNGYGVDDIDTMEQKDEVVDEANNEHKNSMNNPGDVQFDLKRTHDMISHDDPNDVPEKKVHLDSKTCEDSIPGYEDGHYELDMEAHVDEQADEGVGNSEGVSSSIQDLLSKLAN; from the coding sequence ATGCCTTTTTCCTCTGAGCAATTCATTACTAAGCTAAATACTCTTGAAGATTCCCAAGAATCCATTTCCAGTGCTTCAAAGTGGTTGCTTTTACAGTACAGAGATGCTACCAAAGTGGCAGAAACATGGAAAGAATATATGTTACGGTCTAGTGTAAacacaagaagaaagttgtTGGGCCTCTATTTAATGAATCATGTTGTTCAACAGGCCAAAGGtcaaaaaattattcaatttcaaGATTCGTTTGGAAGGGTGGCAGCTGAGGTATTAGGAAAGATCAACCAAGAGTTTCCGCGGGACCTTAAAAAGAAGTTGTCAAGGGTTGTAAATATCCTGAAAGAGAGAAACATTTTTTCCAAACAAGTAGTTATTGACATAGAAAGAAACCTCAAAACCGAGAGTTCACCAGTCGAAGCATTAGTACTACCCcagaaattgaaagattttgcTAAAgattatgaaaaattggttAAAATGCATCATAACGTTTGTGCTATGAAAATAAGATTCGACAAATCGTCAGACGAGTTGGATCCATCCAGCACAGTTTACGAGGAAAATTTTAAGACAATAAGTAAGATTGGGAATATGGCAAAAGATATAATAAATGAATCCattcagaaaagaaaaagcggtattcaaaaattacaAAGCACATtggatgatgaaaaaaggCATCTAGATGAAGAACAGAATATGTTGAGTGAAATAGAATTTGTTTTATCCGCTAAAGATCCATCCAggataaataaaaatatcgATGAGGACAACattattccaacatatgAAGTAGGTGATGGTGacgacgaagaagaagaaaaagatgatggtgatgatgatgatgatgatgacaaaAGTTACGGCCATAAATTCAGTGACAACGGTTACGGGGTTGACGATATTGACACAATGGAACAGAAGGATGAAGTTGTAGATGAGGCGAATAATGAACACAAGAATTCCATGAACAATCCTGGTGACGTTCAATTTGACCTAAAACGAACACACGATATGATAAGCCATGATGACCCTAACGATGTACCGgagaaaaaagttcatcTTGATTCCAAGACATGTGAAGATAGTATTCCTGGCTACGAGGATGGCCATTATGAGTTAGATATGGAAGCACACGTCGACGAACAAGCTGATGAAGGGGTTGGAAACTCTGAGGGGGTTTCCTCTAGTATACAAGACCTGTTAAGTAAGCTCGCAAATTAA
- the NSE3 gene encoding Smc5-Smc6 complex subunit NSE3 (similar to Saccharomyces cerevisiae NSE3 (YDR288W); ancestral locus Anc_5.293) — translation MSSTDNDSDVDLTEDLAAVKIIKENPVARKVVRYILSRGESQNSIITRTKLQSVIHDTAREENIAKLSFSKMFMDTNAILNNVYGFELKGLPSRNNVSAGSNSNNNANQSMVEPLGHRAQRFILLNNAPHLKNLENFKLLQSVRTYEELIVDGEYIGDKIGVESLNTLENKLSTDQDLVYKGILSVILCIIFFSKNNILHQELIKFLETFGIPSDGSKIAILNITIEDLIKTLEKREYIVKLEEKSDTDGDVISYRIGRRTQAEFGLKSLEILVREIMGIEEDQSKILYDDIIKSIGDSYSI, via the coding sequence ATGAGTTCCACAGATAATGACAGCGATGTGGATCTAACAGAGGATTTAGCTGCAGTCAAGATCATCAAAGAGAATCCAGTTGCTAGAAAAGTGGTAAGGTATATTTTGTCAAGAGGAGAATCTCAAAACTCTATTATTACAAGAACTAAATTACAATCTGTCATACATGATACTGCTCGCGAGGAAAATATAGCAAAGCTATCGTTTAGTAAAATGTTTATGGACACAAATGCTATACTAAATAACGTATATGGGTTTGAATTAAAGGGGCTGCCATCAAGGAATAATGTCAGTGCAGGCAGTAATAGCAATAACAATGCAAATCAATCAATGGTTGAGCCACTGGGACATAGGGCCCAGAGGTTCATTTTATTAAACAATGCTCCACACTTgaaaaatcttgaaaatttcaagctTTTACAAAGCGTTCGCACTTATGAAGAGCTGATAGTTGATGGTGAGTATATTGGTGACAAAATAGGTGTGGAAAGCTTGAATACCCTAGAAAACAAGCTGAGTACAGATCAAGATCTTGTTTACAAGGGCATTCTAAGCGTTATTCTTTgcattatatttttctccaaaaataatatattaCATCAGGAGTTGATTAAATTTCTAGAGACATTTGGCATTCCAAGCGATGGTTCAAAGATCGCTATACTAAACATTACCATTGAAGATCTCATAAAAACCTTGGAAAAGCGTGAATATATAGTCAaactagaagaaaaatcgGACACTGATGGGGACGTAATATCATACAGGATAGGCAGAAGGACTCAAGCAGAATTTGGACTGAAATCTCTTGAAATATTAGTACGTGAAATAATGGGTATCGAAGAAGACCAGAGTAAAATCCTGTATGACgatataataaaaagcATCGGTGATTCATATTCTATATAG